The following coding sequences lie in one Heliangelus exortis chromosome 8, bHelExo1.hap1, whole genome shotgun sequence genomic window:
- the LOC139799360 gene encoding regulator of G-protein signaling 1-like produces the protein MPGFLCPHNSMAELKGKEDCKQAEGKIHKKNQKAFGADLKNYLKLMVPHIKSGIKTSNDTLSAEDVIQWSQSLEKLLASQSGQGVFREFLKSEFSEENIEFWLACEDYKKTKSDHLHGKAERIYEEFVQSDAIKQINIDHQMREATAKRAQDPTHTSFDEAQKTVYILMERDSYPRFLKSKTYLNLLKHLQTSTSK, from the exons atgccagGATTTTTGTGCCCCCACAACAGCATGGCTGagctaaaaggaaaagaagactGCAAGCAAGCAGAAGGCAAAATCCATAAAAAGAACCAAAAGGCTTT TGGTGCAGATCTCAAGAATTATTTGAAGCTCATGGTACCACACATCAAATCTGGAATCAAGACTTCTAATGACAC GCTTTCTGCAGAGGATGTGATACAGTGGTCCCAGTCTTTGGAAAAGCTCCTGGCCAGCCAGA GTGGCCAAGGTGTCTTTCGGGAGTTTTTGAAGTCCGAGTTCAGTGAGGAAAACATAGAGTTCTGGCTGGCTTGTGAGGATTACAAGAAAACCAAGTCTGACCACTTGCATGGCAAAGCAGAAAGGATTTATGAGGAGTTTGTGCAGTCAGATGCTATTAAACAG ATCAATATTGACCACCAGATGAGGGAAGCAACAGCCAAAAGAGCTCAAGACCCAACCCACACAAGCTTTGATGAAGCCCAGAAAACAGTGTACATCCTGATGGAGAGGGATTCATATCCTAGATTTCTGAAATCCAAAACCTACCTGAACCTTCTGAAGCACCTGCAAACCAGCACTTCGAAATGA